In Primulina eburnea isolate SZY01 chromosome 14, ASM2296580v1, whole genome shotgun sequence, the following proteins share a genomic window:
- the LOC140812409 gene encoding uncharacterized protein, protein MAGRPPRQNRNPRYANANREGGQENEQGNGPPPTVNLSQADLMAIATIVATTLCPTFSGAADPEVSQSWLKSVETQLRLLEVPDALKVDVIVPFLEDRAGKWWEAISPAVTAAGPITWQRFKEAFLKQYYPAEFRLQKLSEFENFSQAPDMSVVEYTSQFNALGSYAPAIMADEVLKLHHFKKGLNSRIQSALTVYQPANFSDLMDATIRAETDIQRREKEIRNKRPMNDQSSHGSQSFKKPNHSGEPSKETSPVSGYQAIKPCPTCHLRHLGECCRASSVCFGCGKPGHRMADCPAASNKTTGPGK, encoded by the exons CGGCAGACCCCCAAGACAGAACCGCAACCCGCGTTATGCTAATGCCAACCGTGAAGGCGGACAGGAAAACGAGCAAGGGAATGGACCCCCGCCGACAGTCAACTTAAGCCAAGCTGATCTTATGGCCATAGCCACCATTGTGGCAACAACACT ATGTCCAACCTTCAGTGGAGCTGCAGACCCTGAAGTTAGCCAGAGTTGGCTAAAAAGCGTGGAGACTCAGTTGCGATTGTTGGAAGTCCCGGATGCACTGAAAGTGGACGTGATAGTGCCCTTCCTGGAAGATCGAGCAGGCAAGTGGTGGGAAGCAATCTCGCCAGCCGTGACAGCTGCAGGACCAATCACGTGGCAACGTTTTAAGGAAGCTTTCCTGAAACAGTATTATCCCGCCGAGTTCAGACTGCAGAAACTAAGTGAGTTTGAGAATTTCAGTCAAGCTCCCGACATGTCAGTTGTAGAATACACCTCCCAGTTCAACGCCTTAGGGTCTTATGCTCCGGCAATCATGGCGGATGAAGTTCTGAAATTACACCACTTCAAAAAGGGTTTGAACAGCAGAATACAGTCGGCTTTGACAGTCTACCAACCTGCGAACTTCTCAGACTTGATGGACGCAACTATCCGAGCTGAAACTGATATCCAGCGCAGAGAGAAGGAGATTAGGAACAAAAGGCCTATGAATGATCAATCCTCTCATGGcagtcagtcgttcaagaaaccAAACCATTCCGGTGAACCATCTAAAGAAACTTCGCCTGTCTCAGGCTACCAGGCCATTAAGCCTTGCCCAACTTGCCACTTACGACACCTGGGAGAATGTTGTAGAGCCAGCAGCGTCTGCTTTGGATGCGGAAAACCAGGACACCGTATGGCAGATTGTCCAGCAGCCAGCAACAAAACAACTGGACCAGGTAAATGA